Within the Candidatus Saccharibacteria bacterium oral taxon 488 genome, the region TCAATTCTGGCACGAGCTGTCCAAACTGAAAAACGAAACCAAAGCGAGTCCGCCGCAAGATACTACGTTTATCATCATTCATTGCATCAATACGGTGACCATCAAAATGAATCTCGCCACTATCAACACCGATAACCGCTGCTAGACTGTGCAATAATGTTGATTTGCCCGAGCCACTTGGCCCCATAATTGCTAGCACCTCGCCGGCCATAACATCAAGCGATACACCACGCAGCGCTTGCGCCTGTCCAAATGATTTCTTGATATTCCTCGCACTAATAATTGGCTTGCCCATGTAATAATTCCTCCTTTAACTTTGTTAAGCGTGAGATAGTTAGTTCAATCCATCGTAAATCTGCCTCCAAATGAAACAACGCATGATCAATCAGTAGCATATTTGACAAGTCGCTATCACGCCGCTGAGTGGTTAACTCACGCATGCGTTGGATATGTGCGGTGCGCTGATTATCAAGGTATGGTGCGGCGTCTCCCTCCTTGAGAATGGCGAGTACCGACTTAATATACATCGTTGCCTGTAGTTGGGGTGATGGCGCTTCGGGAGTCTCCAACCATTCTTGTAGCTCATAATGTCCTTTTTTAGTGATAGCATAACGAACTCTATCTGGACCACCTGAGGTGCCAGTATCGACAATTTCTTTAACCTTGCCATCACGTTTTAACCGCGCCAATATTGAATATACCTACCCGGCTAGAATTGGCTTATCTTTACCAAAGTAGTCATCGTACTTCTTCTTTAACTCATATCCATAGTTTGATCCTTACGCTAAAAACCCAAGAAGTGTGTACTGTGCATTCATACTCTTACTATACACCACGTGACTAGCTATCGCAAGAGTTATTATAAACTTAGTGTATAGTTGTCTTATAGCGCTGAACAGCCGGATTATATGCCTGCCATGCCGGCATCAAAACCCCTAACCGCCTGCCGTCAGCCAATACTTCATCATACCCAGCTAGCCATTCGTTAAATCCGTGCTTCATATGACCCGTTACCATATCGACTACATCGGGCTGTTGAAGTGCATGCCGCATTATTGCAGTAGCTACCCCTAGCGGCATCATTGATAGTACATTGAAAGGGAAAACTCGCCACACCGCAACACCTTGGTGACGACATAGAGACATACCGTCACGAAGTGCCATAATTAGCTGACGAATCGCCCCTGGATCATGCGTTAATGCCGAAAAACTGCCACTACTAGCTATGGCGCCAGCAGTTGCTGATTGCTGGAGATAATGAACTTTCATCCAATCAAGCAGACGAGCATCATAGCTGCTCGCTACCCCAGCTTCTTTTAAGTGCTGCATGAATAACTTTGCTCCCGCCCTTGCACCACCAACCCGCGTCGGTGTTGGAAATATAATAACCTTCACGCCATTATTATCTCGCCCACCGCCAATACTGGAAGGGAAGGCAATAAAATAATCATCAGGCGATATATATTGATCAACCTCACTGGCCAGATTCCAATTATTTTGCATAAATCCAATCCACCTAGCCTTCGGCTGATACTTTGCTAGTATCGGCAGTACCGATTGAAGTTGACAGCGATTAACCGTTACTAATATAACGTCGTAATAACCTACTGGCGATGTGACACACTGTGGGTAAAATACCGTCGACTGATACGTATTGTCACGCTGACGCAAATCCTTTATAGCAAGTGGCACGCCTTGCGACACCTCTTCATACCGCTCAGGCGATACGAGCACATCCACATCATGGTGTACCGCTAATAAATGTGCATACGTCAGACCGATTGTTCCCGCACCATAAATTAAGTACCGCATCTTAGTCCTCAGTGGGCAGTATCGCCTCCGCCCATAGCTGTAATTCCTGCAAGATAAACTGCTGCTCGTCAGTCGCTGTCGGCGCCAACCGCTGTAGAGACGCCATAAACTGCGGTAGCTGCGCCTGCAGATGCTGAGCCCGCCATGCTTCCCATTGCACTAAATCATCTTCGCTGAGCGAGCGCGGAAAGTTGCGCGCTTTGTAGTGCAGCAGTAGTGACGCCAGCCGCTCGTCCTGGAATTCTGGATGAAAATCAGCTAGTTCACGCTCATCAGCATTGCGCACCGCTTCGACACGGATACGATCGCGGTCATGCAAAAAGCCGTCGTATAATTGCGCTTCTGGATCGGGCATCTTTTTGAAGGCTGGTTTATTTTCAAAAATACTGCGCAATTTTTCGGCAAAATCTGGGTGATTCAGCAAAATATTTTGATGCTGTTGGACAATTTCTGTGCTAAGCGAAATTTTCTGCCAGCCATCGCCCTGCTCCAGCACACCCAGCGGTGCCACCGCCGGACAGCGATTGTACTGCAACTCTTTGACTGGCAATTTGACAAAATCCTCAGCCTGCCGCTCCTCCCACGACGCAAAGATTTTCTTTGTTAATTCCTCCGCACTCAGCCCAACAAACGGTATCGGATCATACCGCAAGTCATAGACGACCACACCGCCGTTTCGACTGGTCGTCAGTGGAAAGGCCACCGTGGTTTTGGCGAACTCTTTGTCGTAACGCCCGCTGGCGTAAACAAACGGTTTTTTGTCATCCACGTTGACCAGCTGTTGGACTGCTTTTTTGTCACGCATTTTTAGCAAGTAATCATACAGCTGTGGCTGCTTTTGCTTAATCAATTTCGTCACGGCAATCAGCGCTGTCACGTCCGCCAAGGCATCATGAGCATTTTCATGAGCAATACCATTGGCACTAGTGATTAATTCCAAACGATTGCTGGGCTCACCCTTAGCATCAAGCGGCCAATTTATTCCTTCCGGCCTCAGTGCCCGCGTCAATCGCACCACATCCAGCAAATCCCAACGCGAGCGACCATCCTTCCAGCTCCATTCGTACGGATCATGGAAATTGCGCCACAACAAATGACGAATAAATTCGTCGTCAAACCGAATATTATTAAAGCCAACCGCGATGGTGTCCGGCGTAAAAATCTCCTCGCTCAACATCCGGGCAAACTGCGCCTCGGTGTAACCTTCTTCAACCGTTTTTTGCGGCGTGATACCCGTCACCATTAGTGCATCAGGACTCGGCAACGTATCATCATTCAGCGTCACCAATAGATTATACGGCTCACCAATCGGCTCGAGATTCATGTCCGTCCGCTGCCCAGCAAACTGCATGATGCGGTCTTGCCGCGGATTCAGTCCGCTGGTTTCTAGGTCGTAGAAGAAGAATGTCTGTGCCATACCTATAGTATAGCAAAGCTACGAGATGACACCCAAACCTACTACTCAACCAACGTAAACGGCTTCGATTCGCCAATCTGCACCACGGTCTCGCCGACTGCACCCTGACGGATTAGCTCGTGAGTGATACCCATTTTTCGCATGATGTCGCGCAGGCGATTGACCGATTCAAATTGATCAAAGTTAGTACGGCGAGCAAACTTTTCAATTTTAGCACCGTGGATAATAAAACTAATCATCTCTTCATCGTCTACATTTTCAGGCTCCGCACCGACCACCCGCTCTACCGTCCAGGCATCAGATGCTGCTTGTGCGTCCAGCGCGATTACCGGCAAATCGTCTCCCTCTTCTTCAGTCCGCTCAGCTTCCCGTACTCGATAATTCGTGACCTCACGACGCAGTAGGCGTAGCAGCTCAGTCACGCCGGCATGCGTCTGAGAGGAGATCACCACCACTGGCGAACCATTGGCTACATTGTGTAACGCTGTCGACTGCATGGCAATGATTTCTTCATCCAATCCTTCACATTTCGTCAAAGCGATAATCTCTGGGCGCGTCGCCAATTCCTCGGAATATTTTTCCAGCTCACGGCGAATAGTCTGGTATTTTTCCGCTGGGTCGTCACTATACGCATCAATCATGTGGAGCAACACGGCTGTCCGCTCAACGTGGCGCAGGAACTGATCGCCCAAACCCTTACCTTCCGAAGCGCCTTCAATCAACCCCGGGATGTCAGCAATCAACACTGAACCATCATCAACATCCGCTACGCCCAAATTTGGCGTCAAGGTCGTAAATTCATAATTGGCAATTTCCGGCCGAGCATTAGAAACCACGCTCAAGAATGTCGATTTACCAGCATTAGGGAAACCAACCAAGCCAACGTCGGCCAATAATTTCAATTCCAGCTCAGCCTCAAATTCTTCACCCGCCTCGCCAAGCTCAGCCATCTTTGGTGCTTGGCGCGTACTGGACGTAAAGTGCGCGTTACCAAAGCCACCGTCACCGCCACGGGCAACAACCGCTTGTTGCTGGTCTGCCGTCAAATCTGCAACTACCTCGCCGTCGCGCTTGACCAATGTACCCATTGGTACTTTGATAACCAGCGGCGAGCCACTTTTGCCACGCTTATTACGCTTACTGCCGTCACCGCCATTCTCTGCTTTTAGTTCTGGCCTGTAGCGAAAATTCAGCAGTGTATTCAGGTCTTTGGTTGCCAAAAACACAACATCACCACCACGTCCGCCGTCGCCACCATCAGGACCACCCTTATCAACATACTTCTCATGCCGAAAACTGACTGCGCCGTTGCCGCCCTTGCCAGCTCGCACTAACACTTTCGCTGTATCTACAAACATAATTTTAGTATATCAAAAAGCGCCCCCGAGAGATAGCGGAGGCGCTTTATTGCCTTAGAGCATCCTAGTGAATAAAGTTGTACCGACCAACTTCAGACATCGGGATCGTTCGATGCGTCACGACGTTATACCCCGCATAATTCATATCACTAACGTAGATCGTGCCACCTTCAACCCGCTCGACCATACCAACGTGGCCAAGACCGCCGCCGCCCCATGTTGTCTGGAAGATTGCCCCTGGTGCCGGTGTATGATTAACGACAAAGCCTGCCGCCCGAGCACTTGCTGCCCACGACGTCGCGTTGCCCCAGAAGCTACCAATTGGTCGACCAAGTGCTGCCCGCCGCTCGTACACGTACCATGTACAGTTGCCAAGAGCGTATCGGTTGCCAACTGATGCTCGAGCGTAACCATAGCTGATACCACTGACTGCGCCGCCCGTTGTCCGCCCTGCATAGCCCCGACGGCCAGAGCGGGACGCCACGTAACCTGGCTGCTCATTTTCTGGCAATACGCCACCCGGCAGAACAATTCGTGTATCTTTGGCTAGTGCCGCCCCATTTGCCAAGTCGTTATACAATGCCACTCGTTCAGGATTTGCTTTATACTTTTCTGCCAATTTTTCGACGGTGTCGCCGTCCTTAACAGTGTAGACCACGCCGTCAACCATCGGGATAATCAATGTTTTGCCAGCTTCAACCGCATCAGATGTCGTATTGTTCGCCCAGCGCACCGTCTGGGCCGTCACATTAAACTTCTTAGCAATCGAGTCAATTGTATCGCCCTGCTTAGTGACATAAGTCTTGATGCCGCGCTGAGCTGATTTCTCAGGCTGGATAATCTGTGGCTTAGAAATAACCTCCGTATCACCCTGAGCCAACTCTTTTTTGATTGACAGCGTTGCCGTCGCTTCACGTAAATCACCGGCAGTTGGCAGATTGACCGTCTCAGCCAGATCGGTTACCGCATTAGCAGCCGCCAGTTGATCTACTGAAACCTTATTTGTCTCATGTGTCACACCAGTAGACGGTGCGACTGGCTGAGAGGCCGAGACTGAGCCCTGCTGACTAGCGACGCCACCTGTCTGATAACTTAGTGCCAGAAATGAAATAACTAATAGAAAGATTCCGCCATACGCCGATATTGCGCTTAGCTTGAGTTTTTTGCCCCGATGGGCAGATGCTTGGTTACGAATAACGCTTCTCCCGTGTCAATGTCTCCATCAACGCTGACTACCGTACTGAGTCTTTCTTCTCGCACAAGAACAGGATGCATTGTCGACCTAATAATTAGTTGATATTGCTAAACGATTAGTTTTCCGCATCCGTGCGACCGTTCTGGTAGGCCCGCGCGCTTACACGGCGTATACCCTGTATGAACGCAAGCTTATTTCCATTATACGCGATCCTCTCATAATTTGTCAATGCTTTACCCTGTAATACACCTCACCCTTTAGCATATACACCAGCCCAACAACAAAGCTCAAAATGACTGCATATGGCAGCACCGCAGACATCGCCATCATTACAGCAAAGAGAATGGTAGCACGAACAATATACAAAAGTGTTATGACAAACATGAACGCACATATGAGTGCGAACGGCACTCGCACCATCAAGGTCACGCCAATCTTGCGATAACGCAGGCCCCGCTCCTGCTTAATTTTCTCCGCCTCAGATAGCTGGTCGGCTGGACGTGGCTGCCAATATGATACCCCCTCAGGTGTTATGATAATCTTCCATAGCCACAGTGAACCAATAGTCGTACACGCCACCATAAACAAGATAGCCGGGAGCGAGTTATTAAAGGCCAGTGTAGCACTAAATATCGCACGGGTAACTTCTCGAAGCGCTGAGCTAAATGGGCCAACCTGAAAGACATAAAATTGTGCTAACACAATAAATTGCACCACCGGATACACCACAGTCATAGCGAGCGCAGCGATTCGTTGTCGGTACTGGTCAGTTCGACGGGACTGCTTCAAGACAATGAGACCTTGAACGAGGAGTGATGCGATAGCTACGCCAATGACAGTCAGTACTAACGGCATATCCTGAAGGTTTCGAAAGAATAGCGGCAGCTGACCTATGAACACCCCTGCTGAACAAACAAGTATTGCCGCCTCGATAATAATGACCGCCTCACATCGAATGTTACGCTCTGGTGAAGATGCAGCTTGTTTCTTGGGTTCATTCTTTATGGCCGTCGTCTTTGTCATTCGAGGATTTTCCCCTTTCTTTTTGAAGTATCCTACTGTCTATTATACCAGAGTATTTTTCGTTTTGACGTCAACAAAAATAGCTCGCTATCAAAACTGAGCGAGCTACTGCAAATTCAAACGGGATAACTATCCTTATAAGTATTGGTGACCTCACGGAGAATCGAACTCCGATTGCCAGGATGAAAACCTGGTGTCCTAACCGTTAGACGATGAGGCCATTAAACAGATCGTATTGTAGCAGATTGATAATATTATGTCTAGCTATCCAGTCATGCGAAAATTGACTTTTTCATCATTTTGGTGTATTCTACGTAGAGTTACGAGGATAAAGGAGGAAGTTATGCGAAATTTGTCATCACTATTCCGCTCATTGTCACTGCGCCACTATGCAGTTCTAGCGATGGTTGCGGTAGCGACAGTAGTGCCAACCACATTATGGGCACTAGATTCCAATCATTCGACTAATACCAATACGCAAACACCGACGAATACGAAACCTACGCCAGTTTATCGTTGTAATGCGCTCAGTATTGATCAGTTTTCAGCTACTAATTTCAAGTTTTCAGTCAAGTACGCTGCCCGTGATGGTGCGACATATAAAACGACGATCTACAAGGTCTACGATGCTAAGGGTAAAGAGGTGTATCAAACTGGTAACGAATTCAAGGGCTTCACACCGGGCACATACACGGTCAAAGCCTTTATTGTCGTTGATGTGAATGGTAAAGAAGAAATGGTGACCAGCGATGCCTGCGCTAAGCAGGCCACAGTCCCTGGCGAAACACCGGATCCAAAACCAAAGCCAACGCCAATTCCGAAACCAGTTGATCCGAAACCTGAACCAATCCCAGATAAACCACCAAAAATTACACTGGGGTTTGCCGTCAAAACTACTGTTGATGGCGCACAACACAAAAAAGTCACCGTCAACAAGACCTTTACCTACCGAGTAACTGTTACCAACACAGGGACCGCCACTATACATGACACGTATGTTACCAATACCGCACCACAAGGGGTAGCCTACCTAAAGGCATCCGCTGGTACAATTCAAAATAATACCTGGCAGACGCTGATTGGTGAGCTCAAGCCAAATGAATCGAAAACATTTACTGTCGACGCTATTGTCAAGCAATATGTCGCGGGCACACTGACTAGTACAACCTGCATCAAGAGTGATCAAATTTCGCTCGAGGGCCATAACAACTGCAGTGGTGCTACTATAGAGGTGGCCAAGCCGCAGGCCCCAGCTCCGCAGCCAAAACCACAGCCAACGCCGCAACCAAAACCAGCGCCGACCGATCCGAAACAGCCGACACCGACCCAACCAGTAAATCCGACTCGGCCGGCTACACCGGTGCCTGAACCAAAAACACCAGACCAACCGAAACAGCCATCGACCAACGATAATCAGCAGTCACCTTCAGCATCGGGCGGCACACAAACCACTAACCCACCTGCCGCACCGACGACCGTTGGCGAACTGCCACGGACCGGTAATGCCACCGACACGCTCGTTGGTGGGCTGGGTCTTGGTGCCCTGCTCACTGCTGGGGTCGCCTACCTCATCAGTCGACGTCACGTATAATCACAACTCTGGTTGACGTGGATACCCCTCGCACCCCGAGGGGTATTTCATGGTACAATAGTATTATGGCAAAACAGAAGAAAAAGCGCTCTAAGAAATACTCTGGCGTTGACGCCGCAACAACTCGGCCCAGTGTCACGCGCATCCAGGCGGTCAGTCGCTCGTCGGCCGGTCAGTGGCTATATGAACGCAAAAAATTACTGCGTGGTGTCGGCATTGGCGTAGTAATAGTCATCATCGTTATTGTGATTATCACGGGTATTATTAGTCTGTTCCGATAATCAATATTTCTTAGCGACTTGTCACCTTTTTCTTGTTCACGGCCGGCCTATCAAGCGGCAGACGAAAACCAAACGTACTGCCCTTGTCTTCTTTTGACGTAAAGATCATTGATCCGCCGTGCTCTAACACAACTTTACGCGCCAAAAACAAGCCAACGCCCGTACCGTCAGGACGACGCTTGCGAGCATTTGAAGCGCGAAAGAATTTACCAAACACGCCAGACTGCTCAGCTTTTGGCACACCGATGCCTTGGTCTTCGACCGTAAACACCACTTCCCGCGTATCGCAACAGAGCGACACCTTAACCGTCGTTTGTTCTTTAGAATAAAAGATTGCGTTATCAATCATGTTCATGATGACTTGGCGGAGCTTTTCGGCATCAATGGCCAACGTCGGAACATCGTCGTCAATATGCACCGAAAGAGTGATGTTATGCTGCTTGGCCACAATCTTCAGCAGAGCCATTTCACTTCGTACAATATCACTGAGTCTAGCCGGTTGACGATTCATCGTGAATGTCCCAGTCTGCAGACGAGAGATGCTGAGAAAGTCATTGATCAGTTGTACCATGCGCTCACTCGAGGAAAAGGCCTCGCGCAGAACAGCTTTCTGGGTCGGACAAACCGGACCGAGATCACCCTGGAGCAACATATCGAGATAGCCCTTGATACTGGTTAGCGGCGTCCGCAGCTGATGCGACGCCATAGAAATAAACTCATTCTTCGCCTCGTCTAGTCGCTGTAGCTGCTGGTTACTCATCCGCAGTTCCTGCGTCGCCGCCTCGACACGCTGCTGCAGCTCGGCATTCAGCTCATTCACCTCCTCCATCGACTGAGCATTTTTAATGGCAATCGCCAGCTCACCGCGCACCGCCCGAAGCATCGAGAGATCGCGCTCGACATAGTTATTTTTCTGACTTTCGCCGATCAGCACAAAACCAACGATATCCTCCTGTAGCGACAATGTCATGACGATAGCCAGCTTTTGTAGTTTCATCGTCCGCCGTAACTGCTCTGGCAGCGATTCGACAACCGCCACGTCATCGAGCTGCTCAAGCTGGTGTTGCATTACCAGCTCCGCTAGATCTACCTGCGGCGGACGAGTGTGTCCACGTGAGCCAAATATCCGAAAGCGACCATTATCATACACGGCAAAAATAACCTGACGCGCCTTGATAAGCCGTGTTAGGCACACCGCTAACCGAGTCGTCAGTAGTCGCAGCCCCATCGTATGTAGCAAAATTTGCC harbors:
- a CDS encoding ketopantoate reductase — encoded protein: MRYLIYGAGTIGLTYAHLLAVHHDVDVLVSPERYEEVSQGVPLAIKDLRQRDNTYQSTVFYPQCVTSPVGYYDVILVTVNRCQLQSVLPILAKYQPKARWIGFMQNNWNLASEVDQYISPDDYFIAFPSSIGGGRDNNGVKVIIFPTPTRVGGARAGAKLFMQHLKEAGVASSYDARLLDWMKVHYLQQSATAGAIASSGSFSALTHDPGAIRQLIMALRDGMSLCRHQGVAVWRVFPFNVLSMMPLGVATAIMRHALQQPDVVDMVTGHMKHGFNEWLAGYDEVLADGRRLGVLMPAWQAYNPAVQRYKTTIH
- the sbcB gene encoding exodeoxyribonuclease I; the encoded protein is MAQTFFFYDLETSGLNPRQDRIMQFAGQRTDMNLEPIGEPYNLLVTLNDDTLPSPDALMVTGITPQKTVEEGYTEAQFARMLSEEIFTPDTIAVGFNNIRFDDEFIRHLLWRNFHDPYEWSWKDGRSRWDLLDVVRLTRALRPEGINWPLDAKGEPSNRLELITSANGIAHENAHDALADVTALIAVTKLIKQKQPQLYDYLLKMRDKKAVQQLVNVDDKKPFVYASGRYDKEFAKTTVAFPLTTSRNGGVVVYDLRYDPIPFVGLSAEELTKKIFASWEERQAEDFVKLPVKELQYNRCPAVAPLGVLEQGDGWQKISLSTEIVQQHQNILLNHPDFAEKLRSIFENKPAFKKMPDPEAQLYDGFLHDRDRIRVEAVRNADERELADFHPEFQDERLASLLLHYKARNFPRSLSEDDLVQWEAWRAQHLQAQLPQFMASLQRLAPTATDEQQFILQELQLWAEAILPTED
- the obgE gene encoding GTPase ObgE; the encoded protein is MFVDTAKVLVRAGKGGNGAVSFRHEKYVDKGGPDGGDGGRGGDVVFLATKDLNTLLNFRYRPELKAENGGDGSKRNKRGKSGSPLVIKVPMGTLVKRDGEVVADLTADQQQAVVARGGDGGFGNAHFTSSTRQAPKMAELGEAGEEFEAELELKLLADVGLVGFPNAGKSTFLSVVSNARPEIANYEFTTLTPNLGVADVDDGSVLIADIPGLIEGASEGKGLGDQFLRHVERTAVLLHMIDAYSDDPAEKYQTIRRELEKYSEELATRPEIIALTKCEGLDEEIIAMQSTALHNVANGSPVVVISSQTHAGVTELLRLLRREVTNYRVREAERTEEEGDDLPVIALDAQAASDAWTVERVVGAEPENVDDEEMISFIIHGAKIEKFARRTNFDQFESVNRLRDIMRKMGITHELIRQGAVGETVVQIGESKPFTLVE
- a CDS encoding LysM peptidoglycan-binding domain-containing protein; translated protein: MTHETNKVSVDQLAAANAVTDLAETVNLPTAGDLREATATLSIKKELAQGDTEVISKPQIIQPEKSAQRGIKTYVTKQGDTIDSIAKKFNVTAQTVRWANNTTSDAVEAGKTLIIPMVDGVVYTVKDGDTVEKLAEKYKANPERVALYNDLANGAALAKDTRIVLPGGVLPENEQPGYVASRSGRRGYAGRTTGGAVSGISYGYARASVGNRYALGNCTWYVYERRAALGRPIGSFWGNATSWAASARAAGFVVNHTPAPGAIFQTTWGGGGLGHVGMVERVEGGTIYVSDMNYAGYNVVTHRTIPMSEVGRYNFIH
- a CDS encoding DUF11 domain-containing protein; protein product: MRNLSSLFRSLSLRHYAVLAMVAVATVVPTTLWALDSNHSTNTNTQTPTNTKPTPVYRCNALSIDQFSATNFKFSVKYAARDGATYKTTIYKVYDAKGKEVYQTGNEFKGFTPGTYTVKAFIVVDVNGKEEMVTSDACAKQATVPGETPDPKPKPTPIPKPVDPKPEPIPDKPPKITLGFAVKTTVDGAQHKKVTVNKTFTYRVTVTNTGTATIHDTYVTNTAPQGVAYLKASAGTIQNNTWQTLIGELKPNESKTFTVDAIVKQYVAGTLTSTTCIKSDQISLEGHNNCSGATIEVAKPQAPAPQPKPQPTPQPKPAPTDPKQPTPTQPVNPTRPATPVPEPKTPDQPKQPSTNDNQQSPSASGGTQTTNPPAAPTTVGELPRTGNATDTLVGGLGLGALLTAGVAYLISRRHV